Proteins encoded by one window of Leishmania infantum JPCM5 genome chromosome 32:
- a CDS encoding cop-coated vesicle membrane protein p24 precursor, with amino-acid sequence MFLHYMVTMGGSMDIDCTILAPDKTVIWNAERDTENRVLFKSRIPGSYAFCFSNRMSTLTSKVVSFSVMVGNGNAADVMRPKGAESDSLHRSIMRLQQGLREIEELQQALRTREQDHRATTEVANTRVVVFCILESVFIIGMGVGSVLYLRQMFVTKRMV; translated from the coding sequence ATGTTCCTGCACTACATGGTGACTATGGGCGGTTCCATGGACATTGACTGTACGATTTTGGCGCCGGACAAGACTGTCATCTGGAATGCCGAGCGCGACACGGAGAACCGTGTCCTCTTCAAGTCCCGCATACCCGGCTCGTACGCCTTCTGCTTTAGCAACCGCATGAGCACGTTGACTTCGAAGGTGGTGTCCTTCTCTGTGATGGTGGGAAATGGaaacgccgccgacgtgaTGCGGCCGAAGGGGGCGGAGTCGGACTCACTTCACCGCTCCATCATGCGTCTGCAGCAGGGATTGCGGGAgatcgaggagctgcagcaggccctGCGCACCCGTGAGCAGGACCACCGCGCCACAACCGAGGTCGCCAATACACGCGTTGTGGTCTTCTGCATCCTGGAGAGCGTATTCATTATCGGCATGGGTGTCGGAAGCGTCCTCTATCTGCGCCAGATGTTTGTGACGAAGCGCATGGTGTGA
- a CDS encoding putative 1-acyl-sn-glycerol-3-phosphateacyltransferase-lik e protein — MAERRHPNQFLRLLCTLYLILSLVLQWVIIWVAQVIFIVVSFPFTTSEFRQDICGHILRKVSFVGMDLLNPFWSIHVLNKFPEVKSKKVILMLNHLSGADPFVAIRSLMPRDGTWIAKAGLFRVPFGGWALYNAGDLPVHFRDKKTSFATVKGTVGPMMENARRRLRRGRMLCVFPEGIRNMNPDGPLNPFRLGFFSLAVDEGATIVPLAVSGTEKLWPRGSALMDAADAYFSFGDPIDARSFKSAEELSQHVWNVITELREKHPDRIELHARQAKA, encoded by the coding sequence ATGGCAGAACGGAGACACCCTAACCAGTTTCTCCGGTTATTGTGCACGTTGTACCTCATCCTGTCCCTGGTGCTGCAGTGGGTTATCATCTGGGTCGCACAGGTCATCTTCATCGTGGTCTCCTTTCCCTTCACGACGTCTGAGTTCCGCCAGGATATCTGCGGCCACATTTTGCGCAAGGTCAGCTTTGTTGGTATGGATCTGCTGAACCCGTTCTGGTCCATTCATGTCCTCAACAAGTTCCCGGAGGTGAAGAGCAAGAAGGTGATCCTCATGCTGAACCACCTCAGCGGTGCCGACCCATTTGTGGCCATCCGCTCTTTAATGCCCCGCGATGGCACGTGGATCGCGAAGGCTGGATTGTTCCGTGTACCGTTTGGTGGGTGGGCGCTGTACAACGCCGGCGACCTACCCGTGCACTTCCGTGACAAGAAGACAAGCTTTGCGACGGTGAAAGGCACGGTTGGCCCGATGATGGAAAACGCGCGaaggcgtctgcgccgtggcCGCATGCTCTGTGTCTTCCCGGAGGGTATTCGAAACATGAACCCCGACGGCCCGCTGAACCCGTTCCGCCTGGGattcttctctctcgctgtcgaCGAGGGAGCCACAATCGTGCCACTGGCAGTGAGCGGGACGGAAAAGCTATGGCCGCGCGGGTCGGCGCTGATGGACGCCGCGGACGCGTACTTTTCCTTTGGGGATCCAATCGACGCCAGAAGTTTTAAATCGGCCGAGGAGCTGTCGCAGCACGTGTGGAATGTCATCAcagagctgcgcgagaagcATCCGGACCGCATCGAGCTACATGCGCGGCAGGCGAAGGCTTAG
- a CDS encoding ABC transporter-like protein, which translates to MSSAKHPESGSPPARVLSSPTTASESEAVGTLQLLRFAYSYMTCQLRVILVSGLFMACATLLSISIPALAEEIVSYGMRATTKTIDGVSHTVESSSATSLEAATAAPGLGMPADGAGAGGDRLFFLGLGPLSERIFKPLLPMLFAFLRSAVVVRDDAEPAASLSPYVEGILCRCLLMAVAIICYHFTSLLAHLAAYYAGSGAQNALTKDSVRRILHTPHPERVAIVNAVKLAQLITASGRALSDTTGELLTNVLSQVMYIVGFFAVMLFLSYQLTLIILVGVVGIQCLFFFQGISLHRQGSRVTAEEASVQAYIANILQRSQTVLVFGCSEFVLDRMADRSAQLWRLTNGLNRSIHGYAAVSSGLTRLILVVALGLSNYYQQKGQLGMRHTILYFACFQSFVNTLASLSSAVSQLRATLGRLKTLDAMLRWYSEPLAGTAGEGGTAGEGCTVALELAVVDVQESPTAEVALDHVSFSYPAVPAFFSEVGGAAGAGDAVASWEQQLSTAMGSRHNNGVLQVSLTALVGGITVLYGPSGCGKSTCLRLLCGLVRPHTGTVRTQRRAVLLEQQHAIFIGTVAENILLTSLSSFGSGTAKASALKPTMPSSGVPQLPTAAATFAELQRRVTDAAVKSGCADFLSNPFSTFIESVDHPQFSGGQLQRIVLARMLARTDDYSLVLLDEPTTGLDRSAVEVLLETIKELRDTHHKTILISTHDRRVAEVADKVIDLSASAAEAR; encoded by the coding sequence ATGTCCTCTGCGAAGCACCCAGAGTCAGGGTCACCACCGGCACGCGTGTTGTCGTCTCCAACGACGGCCTCGGAGAGTGAGGCGGTCGgtacgctgcagctcctgcggTTTGCCTACAGCTACATGACATGCCAGCTGCGCGTCATACTCGTGTCCGGCCTCTTCATGGCTTGTgcgacgctgctgagcatTTCGATTCCCGCCCTCGCCGAAGAGATAGTATCATACGGCATGAGGGCGACCACAAAGACCATAGACGGTGTCTCGCACACTGTGGAGAGCTCTAGCGCCACATCACTGgaggcagcaacggcggcgccgggacTCGGGATGCCCGCAGACGGCGCGGGAGCTGGAGGGGATCGGCTCTTCTTCCTAGGCCTTGGTCCGCTCAGCGAGCGCATCTTCAAGCCGCTGCTTCCAATGCTCTTCGCCTTTCTTCGCagtgccgtcgtcgtcagAGATGATGCAGAGCCTGCGGCGTCGCTATCCCCCTACGTCGAAGGGAttctctgccgctgcctcctcaTGGCAGTGGCGATCATATGCTACCACTTCACTTCCCTGCTCGCTCACCTTGCCGCGTACTACGCGGGATCGGGAGCGCAAAATGCCTTGACGAAGGATAGCGTGCGCCGCATCCTTCATACTCCGCACCCCGAGCGCGTCGCAATCGTGAACGCGGTgaagctggcgcagctcatcACCGCCAGTGGACGGGCCTTGAGCGACACGACCGGCGAGCTGCTCACGAACGTGCTCTCGCAGGTGATGTACATTGTGGGCTTCTTTGCCGTAATGCTCTTCCTGTCCTACCAACTCACCCTGATCATTCTAGTCGGGGTGGTGGGGATTCAGtgtctcttcttttttcaaGGGATCTCGTTGCACCGCCAGGGCAGCCGCGtcacggcagaggaggcgagcgtgCAGGCGTACATCGCGAACATCCTGCAGCGTAGTCAGACCGTGCTGGTCTTCGGTTGCAGCGAGTTCGTGCTGGACCGCATGGCAGACCGATCGGCGCAGTTGTGGCGGCTGACAAACGGTCTAAACCGCAGCATCCACGGCTACGCCGCCGTCAGCTCCGGCCTCACCCGCCTCATCCTGGTCGTGGCGCTTGGGCTGTCGAATTACTACCAGCAGAAGGGTCAGCTCGGCATGCGGCACACAATCTTGTACTTTGCGTGTTTCCAATCGTTTGTAAACACGCTCGCGTCGCTTTCGTCCGCAGTGAGCCAGCTGCGCGCCACACTCGGGCGCCTCAAGACATTGGATGCGATGCTGCGCTGGTACTCGGAGCCGCTCGCGGGCACCGCGGGAGAGGGCGGCACCGCGGGAGAGGGCTGCACCGTGGCCTTGGAGTTGGCCGTGGTCGACGTGCAGGAGTCCCCCACAGCAGAGGTAGCTCTGGACCACGTCAGCTTCTCGTATCCAGCGGTGCCGGCTTTCTTCAGCGAGgttggtggcgccgctggcgcaggcgacgccgttgcctcgtgggagcagcagctgagcaCCGCCATGGGCAGTCGGCACAATAACGGCGTGTTGCAGGTGAGCTTGACGGCTCTTGTTGGAGGCATCACGGTCCTTTACGGCCCCAGTGGCTGTGGGAAGAGCACCTGTCTGCGGCTTCTGTGTGGTCTGGTGCGGCCTCACACAggcacggtgcgcacgcagcgtCGCGCCGTGCTATTGGAGCAGCAACACGCCATCTTTATCGGCACGGTGGCAGAAAACATCTTGCTCACCAGCCTATCCAGCTTTGGCAGTGGTACGGCTAAAGCAAGTGCGTTAAAACCCACGATGCCATCGAGTGGCGTTCCTCAGTTgcccactgccgcagcgactttcgcggagctgcagcggcgcgtcaCGGACGCAGCGGTTaagagcggctgcgcagacTTCCTGAGCAACCCGTTCAGCACCTTCATCGAGAGTGTCGACCACCCGCAGTTCAGCGgtggccagctgcagcgcattgTCTTGGCTCGAATGTTGGCGCGGACGGACGACTACTCGCTTGTCCTCCTAGATGAACCTACCACCGGACTCGACCGGAGCGccgtggaggtgctgctggagacTATCAAGGAGCTGCGTGACACCCATCACAAGACGATTCTCATTTCGACCCACGATCGCCgtgtggcggaggtggcggacAAAGTTATCGACCTGTCGGcgagcgcagcagaggcacggTGA
- a CDS encoding putative ras-related protein rab-2a, whose protein sequence is MSQSNYVFKYIIIGDSGVGKSCLLLQFTDKRFEPLHDLTIGVEFGARLISIQGKSVKLQIWDTAGQESFRSITRSYYRGASGALLVYDVTRRDTFTHLQSWLEDAKANANTALVIMLIGNKCDLESKRQVSREEGEAFARCNGLMFMETSAKTSQNVDDAFLQTAALIYDNVQLGMIDASVVSGRPGTQVNNAHLQNALANNNNRNSGCAC, encoded by the coding sequence atgtcgCAGAGCAACTACGTGTTCAAATACATCATTatcggcgacagcggcgttgGCAAGAGCTGTCTGCTGCTCCAGTTCACGGACAAGCGCTTCGAGCCGTTACACGACTTGACCATCGGCGTAGAGTTTGGGGCTCGGCTCATCTCCATCCAAGGCAAGAGTGTCAAGCTGCAGATTTGGGATACGGCTGGGCAGGAGAGCTTCCGTAGCATCACCCGTAGCTACTACCGCGGTGCTAGCGGGGCTCTGCTCGTCTACGACGTCACCCGACGCGATACCTTCACGCACCTGCAGAGCTGGCTGGAGGATGCCAAGGCAAACGCGAACACGGCACTTGTGATTATGCTGATTGGTAACAAGTGCGACCTCGAGAGCAAACGCCAGGTGAGccgagaggaaggagaggcgtTTGCGCGCTGCAATGGGCTGATGTTTATGGAAACGAGCGCCAAGACATCGCAGAACGTCGACGATGCTTTCCTGCAGACGGCAGCGCTCATCTACGACAACGTGCAGCTTGGCATGATCGATGCGTCTGTCGTCTCTGGACGTCCAGGGACGCAGGTGAACAACGCACATTTGCAGAATGCGCTtgccaacaacaacaacagaaacAGCGGGTGCGCATGCTAG